In the genome of Xenopus laevis strain J_2021 chromosome 1S, Xenopus_laevis_v10.1, whole genome shotgun sequence, one region contains:
- the fam169a.S gene encoding soluble lamin-associated protein of 75 kDa: MAFLVDILDNWSRNELDNSAEDYLADLHCADPDNPEYFSLADHSEVQISLSTVGFVPLFGGDQSHKVLALFAPEDTLTAVAFYLADQWWTVEDIVRTSNPSREGLHQVRTLGERMVLYVLNRIIYRTQEMERDEVPFLCHSSSDYAKIFWRKGEAVGFYSVKPAGSMCPAYLTQSYQLPVLDTMFVRKRYRDKEFALKILEDFVDSFTEENLGLRYPLSSLMYTACKQYLEKYPGDRELLWEVEGVGLLFQRTLISSVFQKKAQRLSEASKSDSDTFCKELCSQQPEPEPEIEDPVCESQSEPSEPCLPMDIQEEPEEEKPLEDKSEEQGPTLVSTRTRSSQLKRPKISRKELETEEDEEDNSRQHETTKLESKEQIVENFTELIQQLAEDKDDGDMAKLQEEISCKPVGQLLEDSLHAEESSDNNQITEPEPAVSESFNGDLRKLFDDTEKDDTDDTVQEDIIKETLEPHVLDTQEIEREVLDTESNLEPGDTDEKSLTTLVSVNMDLEKSMDSFPDQVISSDDLETSSQENMAVELENTVMRQEEDIKEALEVKDTETCIPVSGKELSGNGLASYEETDGAEECSTSDTTESMDTGSLDKHSINVMTDTLPTLRQGPLLVVELQDVAFQQLSEGQKSQSGDQSEESAVETDQSAQKSMERGGESSSEEAEAEVPVIERRGLRRKARAYKGPAKKRNKLV; the protein is encoded by the exons atggCTTTCCTTGTTGATATCCTGGATAACTGGAGCCGTAATGAACTGGACAACTCAGCAGAGGACTATCTGGCCGACCTGCACTGTGCTGATCCTGACAACCCAGAGTATTTCTCTCTAGCAGATCACAGTGAG GTCCAAATCAGCCTTTCTACAGTAGGTTTTGTGCCTCTCTTTGGTGGAGATCAGTCGCACAAAGTCCTTGCTCTCTTTGCACCCGAGGATACACTGACAG CTGTTGCTTTCTACCTTGCTGATCAATGGTGGACTGTTGAAGACATTGTGAGAACATCCAATCCTTCCCGTGAAGGCCTTCATCAG gtcAGGACTCTGGGAGAGCGAATGGTTCTTTATGTCCTAAATCGCATTATATATCGAACGCAAGAGATGGAGAGAGATGAGGTCCCTTTTTTGTGCCACAGCAGTTCAGATTATGCAAAGATCTTCTGGAGGAAAGGGGAGGCTGTTGGATTCTATTCTGTCAAACCCGCTG GGAGTATGTGTCCTGCTTACCTCACTCAAAGTTATCAGCTGCCTGTTCTGGATACCATGTTTGTAAGGAAGCGATACCGGGATAAGGAATTTGCCCTAAAGATACTGGAAGACTTTGTAGATTCTTTTACTGAAGAGAACCTTGGTTTGAGGTATCCTTTGTCTTCACTGATGTATACAG CCTGCAAGCAGTATCTAGAAAAGTATCCTGGAGACCGGGAACTCTTGTGGGAGGTAGAAGGAGTTGGTCTCTTGTTCCAGAGGACTCTCATTTCAAGTGTATTCCAGAAGAAAGCTCAGAGACTCTCAG AGGCTTCCAAAAGTGATTCAGACACATTTTGTAAAGAACTCTGCTCACAGCAACCAGAACCTGAACCTGAAATAGAGGATCCAGTCTGTGAGAGTCAGAGCGAGCCCAGTGAGCCATGCTTACCAATGGATATCCAG GAAGAACCTGAAGAGGAGAAACCTCTGGAAGATAAATCTGAAG AGCAGGGGCCGACACTTGTTTCAACTCGTACTCGAAGCAGCCAGTTGAAACGTCCCAAGATTTCAAGGAAGGAACTGGAAACTGAGGAAGATGAGGAGGACAACAGCCGCCAGCATGAAACAACAAA GCTGGAGTCCAAAGAACAGATAGTGGAAAACTTTACAGAGCTCATACAACAGCTAGCAGAAGACAAGGATGACGGGGATATGGCGAAGCTACAGGAGGAGATTTCATGCAAACCTGTTGGGCAGCTTTTGGAGGACAGTCTTCATGCTGAAGAAAGCAGCGACAATAATCAG atCACAGAACCAGAACCAGCAGTGTCAGAATCATTCAATGGTGACCTGAGAAAGCTATTTGATGATACAGAAAAGGATGACACAGATGACACGGTGCAGGAGGACATAATAAAGGAGACCCTCGAACCTCACGTGCTGGATACACAAGAAATAGAAAGGGAAGTACTGGATACTGAGTCAAATCTAGAGCCTGGAGACACGGATGAGAAATCTCTAACAACTCTAGTTTCTGTTAATATGGATTTGGAGAAATCAATGGATTCCTTTCCTGATCAG GTCATCAGTTCGGATGATTTAGAGACCTCCTCCCAAGAGAACATGGCAGTTGAATTGGAAAACACTGTGATGAGGCAGGAAGAAGATATAAAAGAGGCCCTGGAAGTAAAAGATACAGAGACATGCATCCCAGTATCTGGCAAAGAGCTCTCAGGTAACGGACTGGCAAGCTATGAGGAAACTGACGGTGCAGAAGAATGTTCCACCTCTGATACAACTGAATCCATGGACACAGGATCACTTGACAAACACTCCATCAATGTGATGACAGACACACTCCCCACCCTCCGGCAAGGTCCCTTgcttgttgttgaactacaagaTGTTGCATTCCAGCAACTCTCAGAAGGACAGAAAAGTCAGTCCGGGGATCAGTCGGAAGAGTCTGCGGTGGAGACAGATCAGTCAGCGCAGAAATCCATGGAAAGAGGAGGGGAGAGCAGCTCGGAGGAAGCAGAAGCAGAAGTGCCAGTAATAGAGAGGAGAGGTTTGCGCAGGAAGGCCAGGGCATATAAAGGACCAGCCAAGAAGAGGAATAAGCTTGTTTAG